One Citrobacter amalonaticus genomic window carries:
- the secY gene encoding preprotein translocase subunit SecY codes for MAKQPGLDFQSAKGGLGELKRRLLFVIGALIVFRIGSFIPIPGIDAAVLAKLLEQQRGTIIEMFNMFSGGALSRASIFALGIMPYISASIIIQLLTVVHPTLAEIKKEGESGRRKISQYTRYGTLVLAIFQSIGIATGLPNMPGMQGLVMNPGFAFYFTAVVSLVTGTMFLMWLGEQITERGIGNGISIIIFAGIVAGLPPAIAHTIEQARQGDLHFLVLLLVAVLVFAVTFFVVFVERGQRRIVVNYAKRQQGRRVYAAQSTHLPLKVNMAGVIPAIFASSIILFPATIASWFGGGTGWNWLTTISLYLQPGQPLYVLLYASAIIFFCFFYTALVFNPRETADNLKKSGAFVPGIRPGEQTAKYIDKVMTRLTLVGALYITFICLIPEFMRDAMKVPFYFGGTSLLIVVVVIMDFMAQVQTLMMSSQYESALKKANLKGYGR; via the coding sequence ATGGCTAAACAACCGGGATTAGATTTTCAAAGTGCCAAAGGTGGCTTAGGCGAGCTGAAACGCAGACTGCTGTTTGTTATCGGTGCGCTTATCGTGTTCCGTATTGGCTCTTTCATTCCGATCCCTGGTATTGATGCCGCTGTACTTGCCAAACTGCTTGAGCAACAGCGAGGCACCATCATTGAAATGTTTAACATGTTCTCTGGTGGTGCTCTCAGCCGTGCTTCTATCTTTGCCCTGGGTATTATGCCGTACATTTCGGCATCAATTATTATCCAGCTGCTGACGGTGGTTCACCCAACGCTGGCAGAAATTAAGAAAGAAGGGGAGTCTGGTCGTCGTAAGATCAGCCAGTACACCCGTTACGGTACTCTGGTGCTGGCGATATTCCAGTCGATCGGTATTGCTACCGGTCTGCCGAATATGCCTGGTATGCAAGGCCTGGTCATGAACCCGGGCTTTGCATTCTACTTCACCGCTGTTGTCAGTCTGGTCACAGGGACGATGTTCCTGATGTGGTTGGGCGAACAGATTACTGAACGTGGTATCGGTAACGGTATTTCGATCATTATCTTCGCCGGTATTGTCGCGGGACTCCCGCCAGCCATTGCCCATACTATCGAGCAAGCGCGTCAAGGCGACCTGCACTTCCTCGTGTTGCTGTTGGTTGCAGTATTAGTATTTGCAGTGACGTTCTTTGTTGTATTTGTTGAGCGTGGTCAACGCCGCATTGTGGTAAACTACGCCAAACGTCAGCAAGGTCGTCGTGTCTATGCTGCACAGAGCACACATTTACCGCTGAAAGTGAATATGGCGGGGGTAATCCCGGCAATCTTCGCTTCCAGTATTATTCTGTTCCCGGCAACCATCGCGTCATGGTTCGGGGGCGGTACTGGTTGGAACTGGCTGACAACAATTTCGCTGTATTTGCAGCCTGGGCAACCGCTTTATGTGTTACTCTATGCGTCTGCAATCATCTTCTTCTGTTTCTTCTACACGGCGTTGGTCTTCAACCCGCGTGAAACAGCAGATAACCTGAAGAAGTCCGGTGCATTTGTACCAGGAATTCGTCCGGGAGAGCAAACGGCGAAGTATATCGATAAAGTAATGACCCGCCTGACTTTGGTCGGTGCGCTTTACATTACCTTTATCTGCCTGATCCCGGAGTTCATGCGTGATGCAATGAAAGTACCGTTCTACTTCGGTGGGACCTCACTGCTTATCGTTGTTGTCGTGATTATGGACTTTATGGCTCAAGTGCAAACTCTGATGATGTCTAGTCAGTACGAGTCTGCATTGAAGAAGGCGAACCTGAAAGGCTACGGCCGATAA
- the rpmJ gene encoding 50S ribosomal protein L36: protein MKVRASVKKLCRNCKIVKRDGVIRVICSAEPKHKQRQG, encoded by the coding sequence ATGAAAGTTCGTGCTTCCGTCAAGAAATTATGCCGTAACTGCAAAATCGTTAAGCGTGATGGTGTCATCCGTGTGATTTGCAGTGCCGAGCCGAAGCATAAACAGCGCCAAGGCTGA
- the rpsM gene encoding 30S ribosomal protein S13, whose amino-acid sequence MARIAGINIPDQKHAVIALTSIYGIGKTRSKAILAAAGIAENVKISELSEGQIDTLRDEVAKFVVEGDLRREISMSIKRLMDLGCYRGLRHRRGLPVRGQRTKTNARTRKGPRKPIKK is encoded by the coding sequence GTGGCCCGTATAGCAGGCATTAACATTCCTGATCAAAAACATGCTGTGATCGCGTTAACGTCGATCTACGGCATCGGTAAGACCCGTTCTAAAGCCATCCTGGCTGCAGCGGGTATCGCTGAAAATGTTAAGATCAGTGAGCTGTCTGAAGGACAAATCGACACGCTGCGTGACGAAGTTGCCAAATTTGTCGTTGAAGGTGATCTGCGCCGTGAAATCAGCATGAGCATCAAGCGCCTGATGGATCTTGGTTGCTATCGCGGTTTGCGTCATCGTCGTGGTCTGCCAGTGCGCGGTCAGCGTACTAAGACCAACGCACGTACCCGTAAGGGTCCGCGCAAACCGATCAAGAAATAA
- the rpsK gene encoding 30S ribosomal protein S11 has translation MAKAPIRARKRVRKQVSDGVAHIHASFNNTIVTITDRQGNALGWATAGGSGFRGSRKSTPFAAQVAAERCADAVKEYGIKNLEVMVKGPGPGRESTIRALNAAGFRITNITDVTPIPHNGCRPPKKRRV, from the coding sequence ATGGCAAAGGCACCAATTCGTGCACGTAAACGTGTAAGAAAACAAGTCTCTGACGGCGTGGCTCATATCCATGCTTCTTTCAACAACACCATCGTGACTATCACTGATCGTCAGGGTAACGCGCTGGGTTGGGCAACAGCCGGTGGTTCCGGTTTCCGTGGTTCTCGCAAATCTACTCCGTTCGCAGCTCAGGTTGCAGCAGAGCGTTGCGCTGACGCCGTAAAAGAATACGGTATCAAGAATCTGGAAGTTATGGTTAAAGGTCCGGGTCCAGGCCGCGAATCTACTATTCGTGCTCTGAACGCCGCTGGTTTCCGCATCACTAATATTACTGATGTGACTCCGATCCCTCATAACGGTTGTCGTCCGCCGAAAAAACGCCGCGTATAA
- the rpsD gene encoding 30S ribosomal protein S4, whose amino-acid sequence MARYLGPKLKLSRREGTDLFLKSGVRAIDTKCKIEQAPGQHGARKPRLSDYGVQLREKQKVRRIYGVLERQFRNYYKEAARLKGNTGENLLALLEGRLDNVVYRMGFGATRAEARQLVSHKAIMVNGRVVNIASYQVSPNDVVSIREKAKKQSRVKAALELAEQREKPTWLEVDAGKMEGTYKRKPERSDLSADINEHLIVELYSK is encoded by the coding sequence ATGGCAAGATATTTGGGTCCTAAGCTCAAGCTGAGCCGTCGTGAGGGCACCGACTTATTCCTTAAGTCTGGCGTTCGCGCGATCGATACCAAGTGTAAAATTGAACAAGCTCCTGGCCAGCACGGTGCGCGTAAACCGCGTCTGTCTGACTATGGTGTGCAGTTGCGTGAAAAGCAAAAAGTTCGCCGTATCTACGGTGTGCTGGAGCGTCAGTTCCGTAACTACTACAAAGAAGCAGCACGTCTGAAAGGCAACACCGGTGAAAACCTGTTGGCTCTGCTGGAAGGTCGTCTGGACAACGTTGTATACCGTATGGGCTTCGGCGCCACTCGTGCAGAAGCACGTCAGCTGGTTAGCCATAAAGCGATTATGGTAAACGGTCGTGTTGTTAACATCGCTTCTTATCAGGTTAGTCCGAATGACGTTGTTAGCATTCGTGAGAAAGCGAAGAAGCAGTCTCGCGTGAAAGCCGCTCTGGAGCTGGCTGAGCAGCGTGAAAAGCCAACCTGGCTGGAAGTTGATGCTGGCAAGATGGAAGGTACGTACAAGCGTAAGCCTGAGCGTTCTGATCTGTCTGCGGACATTAACGAACACCTGATCGTCGAGCTTTACTCCAAGTAA
- a CDS encoding DNA-directed RNA polymerase subunit alpha: MQGSVTEFLKPRLVDIEQVSSTHAKVTLEPLERGFGHTLGNALRRILLSSMPGCAVTEVEIDGVLHEYSTKEGVQEDILEILLNLKGLAVRVQGKDEVILTLNKSGIGPVTAADITHDGDVEIVKPQHVICHLTDENASISMRIKVQRGRGYVPASTRIHSEEDERPIGRLLVDACYSPVERIAYNVEAARVEQRTDLDKLVIEMETNGTIDPEEAIRRAATILAEQLEAFVDLRDVRQPEVKEEKPEFDPILLRPVDDLELTVRSANCLKAEAIHYIGDLVQRTEVELLKTPNLGKKSLTEIKDVLASRGLSLGMRLENWPPASIADE; encoded by the coding sequence ATGCAGGGTTCTGTGACAGAGTTTCTAAAACCGCGCCTGGTTGATATCGAGCAAGTGAGTTCGACGCACGCCAAGGTGACCCTTGAGCCTTTAGAGCGTGGCTTCGGCCATACTCTGGGTAACGCACTGCGCCGTATTCTGCTCTCATCGATGCCGGGTTGCGCGGTGACCGAGGTTGAGATTGATGGTGTACTACATGAGTACAGCACCAAAGAAGGCGTTCAGGAAGATATCCTGGAAATCCTGCTCAACCTGAAAGGGCTGGCGGTGAGAGTTCAGGGTAAAGATGAAGTTATTCTTACCTTGAATAAATCTGGCATTGGCCCTGTGACTGCAGCCGACATTACCCATGACGGGGATGTCGAAATCGTCAAGCCGCAGCACGTGATCTGCCACCTGACCGATGAGAACGCGTCTATTAGCATGCGTATCAAAGTTCAGCGCGGTCGTGGTTATGTGCCGGCTTCTACCCGAATTCATTCGGAAGAAGATGAGCGCCCAATCGGCCGTCTGCTGGTCGACGCATGCTACAGCCCTGTAGAGCGTATTGCCTACAATGTTGAAGCAGCGCGTGTAGAACAGCGTACCGACCTGGACAAGCTGGTCATCGAAATGGAAACCAACGGCACAATCGATCCTGAAGAGGCGATTCGTCGTGCGGCGACCATTCTGGCTGAACAACTGGAAGCTTTCGTTGACTTACGTGATGTACGTCAGCCGGAAGTGAAAGAAGAGAAACCAGAATTCGATCCGATCCTGCTGCGCCCTGTTGACGATCTGGAATTGACTGTCCGCTCTGCTAACTGCCTTAAAGCAGAAGCTATCCACTATATCGGTGATCTGGTACAGCGTACTGAGGTTGAGCTTCTTAAGACGCCTAACCTTGGTAAAAAATCTCTTACTGAGATTAAAGACGTGCTGGCTTCCCGTGGACTGTCTCTGGGCATGCGCCTGGAAAACTGGCCACCGGCAAGCATCGCTGACGAGTAA
- the rplQ gene encoding 50S ribosomal protein L17 — MRHRKSGRQLNRNSSHRQAMFRNMAGSLVRHEIIKTTLPKAKELRRVVEPLITLAKTDSVANRRLAFARTRDNEIVAKLFNELGPRFASRAGGYTRILKCGFRAGDNAPMAYIELVDRSESKAEAAAE, encoded by the coding sequence ATGCGCCATCGTAAGAGTGGTCGTCAACTGAACCGCAACAGCAGCCATCGCCAGGCTATGTTCCGCAACATGGCAGGTTCACTGGTTCGTCATGAGATCATCAAGACGACCCTGCCTAAAGCGAAAGAGCTGCGTCGCGTAGTTGAGCCGCTGATTACTCTTGCCAAGACTGATAGCGTAGCTAATCGTCGTCTGGCATTCGCCCGCACTCGTGATAACGAGATCGTGGCAAAACTGTTTAACGAGCTGGGCCCGCGTTTTGCGAGCCGCGCCGGTGGTTACACTCGCATTCTGAAGTGTGGCTTCCGTGCAGGCGACAACGCGCCGATGGCATACATCGAGCTGGTTGATCGCTCTGAGTCGAAAGCAGAAGCTGCTGCAGAGTAA
- a CDS encoding DUF1992 domain-containing protein, with protein sequence MWLLDQWAERHIIDAQRKGEFEDLRGAGEPLLLDDDSHVPVELRAGYRLLKNAGCLPPELEQRKEAIQLLDLLKGLRQDDPQYLEVSRRLSLLELKLRQAGLSTEFLRGEYADKLLHKINDN encoded by the coding sequence ATGTGGTTACTGGACCAGTGGGCAGAGCGTCATATCATTGATGCACAAAGAAAAGGCGAATTCGAAGATCTTCGCGGCGCTGGCGAACCGTTGCTGCTGGATGATGATTCACATGTGCCTGTTGAGCTACGTGCCGGTTATCGTTTACTGAAGAACGCAGGCTGTCTGCCGCCCGAACTGGAGCAGCGAAAAGAAGCTATCCAGTTGTTGGATCTGCTGAAAGGCCTTAGGCAGGATGATCCGCAGTATCTGGAAGTGAGTCGGCGTTTGTCACTGCTGGAACTGAAGCTGCGGCAGGCCGGTCTAAGCACGGAATTTTTACGCGGTGAGTATGCCGATAAGCTGCTGCATAAAATTAACGACAATTAA
- the zntR gene encoding Zn(2+)-responsive transcriptional regulator, with translation MYRIGELAKLAEVTPDTIRYYEKQQMMEHEVRTEGGFRLYTEKDLQRLKFIRYARQLGFTLESIRELLSIRIDPEHHTCQESKGIVQDRLIEVEARIAELQSMQRSLQRLNDACCGTAHSSVYCSILEALEQGASGVKSGC, from the coding sequence ATGTATCGCATTGGTGAGTTAGCAAAGCTGGCGGAAGTGACCCCTGATACGATCCGCTACTATGAAAAGCAGCAGATGATGGAGCATGAAGTGCGTACAGAAGGTGGTTTCCGATTGTATACGGAAAAGGATCTTCAGCGGCTTAAATTCATCCGCTATGCCCGACAGCTCGGATTTACCCTTGAGTCGATCCGTGAATTGTTGTCGATCCGTATCGATCCCGAACATCACACCTGCCAGGAATCCAAAGGGATCGTGCAGGACAGGCTGATAGAAGTCGAAGCGCGCATTGCCGAACTGCAAAGTATGCAGCGTTCATTGCAGCGTCTGAACGATGCCTGTTGTGGCACAGCGCATAGCAGTGTGTACTGCTCAATCCTGGAAGCTCTGGAACAAGGAGCCAGTGGAGTGAAGTCGGGCTGTTGA
- the arfA gene encoding alternative ribosome-rescue factor ArfA, with amino-acid sequence MSRYQHTKGQIKDNAIEALLHDPLFRQRVEKNKKGKGSYLRKGKHGNRGNWEASGKKVNHFFTTGLLLSAVC; translated from the coding sequence ATGAGTCGTTATCAGCATACGAAAGGGCAGATAAAGGACAATGCCATTGAGGCATTATTACATGACCCGCTATTCAGACAGCGTGTTGAAAAGAATAAGAAAGGGAAAGGGAGTTATTTACGTAAAGGCAAACACGGTAACCGGGGTAACTGGGAGGCCAGTGGCAAGAAAGTGAATCACTTTTTTACCACTGGCCTTCTGCTTTCTGCCGTCTGTTAA
- the mscL gene encoding large-conductance mechanosensitive channel protein MscL, which translates to MSIIKEFREFAMRGNVVDLAVGVIIGAAFGKIVSSLVADIIMPPLGLLIGGIDFKQFAVTLRDAQGDIPAVVMHYGVFIQNIFDFVIVAFAIFMAIKLINKLNRKKEEPAAAPAPTKEEVLLTEIRDLLKEQNNRS; encoded by the coding sequence ATGAGCATTATTAAAGAGTTTCGCGAATTCGCGATGCGCGGGAATGTTGTCGATTTGGCGGTGGGTGTCATTATCGGTGCAGCGTTCGGTAAAATTGTATCGTCACTGGTTGCCGATATCATTATGCCGCCGCTGGGTTTGTTAATTGGTGGGATCGATTTTAAGCAGTTTGCCGTCACGTTGCGCGATGCGCAGGGAGATATCCCTGCCGTTGTGATGCATTATGGCGTGTTTATTCAGAACATCTTCGACTTTGTGATTGTGGCATTTGCTATTTTCATGGCAATTAAGCTCATTAACAAACTCAATCGTAAGAAAGAAGAGCCGGCGGCTGCACCTGCGCCGACGAAAGAAGAAGTCTTGCTTACTGAGATCCGCGACCTGCTGAAAGAACAGAATAATCGTTCTTAA
- the trkA gene encoding Trk system potassium transporter TrkA — protein sequence MKIIILGAGQVGGTLAENLVGENNDITVVDTNGERLRSLQDKFDLRVVQGHGSHPRVLREAGADDADMLVAVTSSDETNMVACQVAYSLFNTPNRIARIRSPDYVRDADKLFHSEAVPIDHLIAPEQLVIDSIYRLIEYPGALQVVNFAEGKVSLAVVKAYYGGPLIGNALSTMREHMPHIDTRVAAIFRHDRPIRPQGSTIVEAGDEVFFIAASQHIRAVMSELQRLEKPYKRIMLVGGGNIGAGLARRLEKDYSVKLIERDQQRAAELAEKLQNTIVFFGDASDQELLAEEHIDQVDLFIAVTNDDEANIMSAMLAKRMGAKKVMVLIQRRAYVDLVQGSVIDIAISPQQATISALLSHVRKADIVGVSSLRRGVAEAIEAVAHGDESTSRVVGRVIDEIKLPPGTIIGAVVRGNDVMIANDNLRIEQGDHVIMFLTDKKFITDVERLFQPSPFFL from the coding sequence ATGAAAATAATCATTCTGGGCGCAGGACAGGTGGGTGGAACGCTGGCAGAGAACCTGGTCGGCGAGAACAACGACATCACCGTGGTGGATACTAACGGTGAACGCCTGCGCAGCCTGCAGGATAAGTTCGATCTGCGTGTCGTTCAGGGACATGGCTCGCACCCACGTGTGTTACGCGAAGCCGGCGCGGATGATGCAGATATGCTGGTTGCCGTGACCAGTTCCGATGAAACGAACATGGTTGCCTGCCAGGTGGCCTATTCGCTGTTCAACACGCCGAACAGAATCGCCCGTATCCGCTCTCCTGATTATGTCCGTGATGCGGACAAGCTGTTCCACTCAGAAGCCGTGCCTATCGATCACCTGATCGCGCCCGAGCAGTTGGTCATCGACAGCATTTACCGATTGATCGAATATCCTGGCGCGTTACAGGTCGTCAATTTCGCAGAAGGTAAAGTGAGCCTTGCCGTAGTAAAAGCCTATTACGGTGGCCCACTGATCGGGAACGCGCTCTCAACGATGCGGGAGCATATGCCGCATATTGATACCCGCGTTGCGGCGATTTTCCGTCACGACAGACCGATCCGCCCACAGGGCTCCACCATTGTCGAAGCGGGTGACGAAGTCTTCTTTATTGCCGCTTCCCAGCACATTCGTGCGGTGATGAGCGAACTGCAGCGCCTCGAAAAACCTTACAAGCGCATTATGCTGGTTGGCGGCGGGAACATCGGGGCAGGTCTGGCGCGTCGTCTGGAAAAAGATTACAGCGTGAAATTGATCGAACGCGATCAACAGCGCGCTGCCGAGTTGGCCGAAAAACTACAGAATACGATCGTCTTCTTTGGCGACGCCTCGGATCAAGAATTGCTGGCCGAAGAGCATATCGATCAGGTCGATCTGTTTATTGCCGTTACCAACGACGATGAGGCTAACATCATGTCAGCGATGTTGGCTAAGCGAATGGGGGCGAAAAAGGTGATGGTGTTGATCCAACGCCGCGCTTATGTCGATCTTGTCCAGGGTAGCGTGATCGATATCGCGATCTCCCCCCAGCAAGCAACCATCTCGGCTCTCCTTAGCCATGTGCGAAAAGCGGACATCGTTGGCGTCTCTTCATTACGCCGTGGCGTCGCGGAAGCGATTGAAGCCGTCGCTCACGGCGATGAAAGCACCTCACGCGTTGTCGGCCGGGTCATCGACGAGATCAAACTACCGCCAGGCACGATTATTGGTGCAGTAGTGCGTGGCAACGATGTGATGATTGCCAATGACAATTTACGTATCGAACAAGGCGATCATGTCATTATGTTCCTGACGGATAAAAAGTTTATTACCGACGTCGAACGCTTATTCCAGCCAAGTCCTTTCTTCCTTTAA
- the rsmB gene encoding 16S rRNA (cytosine(967)-C(5))-methyltransferase RsmB encodes MNKKFNLRSMAAQAVEQVVEQGHSLSNVLPPLQQKVSDKDKALLQELCFGVLRTLSQLDWLINKLMSRPMTGKQRTVHYLIMVGFYQLLHTRIPPHAALAETVEGAVAIKRPQLKGLINGVLRQFQRQQEELLAEFASSDARFLHPGWLLKRLQKAYPTQWEAIVDANNQRPPMWLRVNRTHHTRDSWLALLEDAGMNGFPHPDYPDAVRLETPAPVHALPGFEEGWVTVQDASAQGCVTFLAPQNGEHILDLCAAPGGKTTHILEAAPEANVLAVDVDEQRLSRVYDNLKRLGMKATVKQGDGRFPAQWCGEQQFDRILLDAPCSATGVIRRHPDIKWLRRDRDIAELAKLQAEILDAVWPHLKSGGTLVYATCSVLPEENSQQVHAFLQRTANAMLSETGTPDMPGLQNLPGAEDGDGFFYAKLIKK; translated from the coding sequence ATGAATAAGAAATTTAACTTACGCAGTATGGCGGCGCAGGCCGTTGAACAGGTCGTCGAGCAAGGGCATTCACTGAGCAATGTCCTGCCGCCGCTACAACAAAAAGTCTCCGATAAAGACAAAGCGCTGCTTCAGGAACTCTGTTTTGGGGTTTTGCGCACGCTGTCGCAACTCGACTGGTTGATCAACAAACTGATGTCCCGCCCGATGACGGGAAAACAGCGCACCGTGCACTACCTGATTATGGTGGGATTCTATCAATTACTGCATACCCGTATTCCTCCACATGCAGCGCTGGCGGAAACGGTCGAAGGCGCCGTGGCGATAAAGCGCCCGCAGCTTAAAGGGCTGATAAACGGAGTTCTGCGTCAGTTCCAGCGTCAGCAGGAAGAACTGCTCGCAGAATTCGCCAGCAGCGACGCGCGTTTTCTGCACCCTGGCTGGCTACTGAAACGCCTGCAAAAGGCGTATCCCACGCAATGGGAAGCCATTGTCGATGCCAACAATCAGCGCCCCCCGATGTGGCTACGCGTGAATCGCACACACCATACGCGCGACAGCTGGCTGGCGCTGCTCGAAGACGCCGGGATGAACGGTTTCCCCCATCCAGACTATCCTGATGCCGTCCGTCTGGAAACACCAGCACCGGTCCATGCGCTTCCGGGGTTCGAGGAAGGATGGGTCACCGTTCAGGACGCCTCAGCCCAGGGGTGCGTAACCTTCCTTGCTCCGCAAAACGGCGAGCACATTTTAGATCTGTGTGCAGCACCAGGCGGTAAAACCACCCACATTCTCGAAGCGGCTCCCGAAGCAAACGTGCTGGCAGTTGATGTGGATGAACAGCGCCTCTCCCGCGTTTATGACAACCTGAAACGTCTCGGGATGAAAGCGACGGTTAAGCAGGGTGACGGGCGTTTCCCTGCACAATGGTGCGGCGAGCAGCAGTTTGATCGCATCCTGTTAGATGCCCCCTGCTCTGCAACCGGGGTTATCCGTCGTCACCCGGATATCAAATGGCTCCGCCGCGATCGCGATATTGCCGAACTGGCAAAGCTACAGGCTGAAATTCTTGATGCCGTCTGGCCGCATCTGAAATCCGGCGGCACGCTGGTCTATGCCACCTGTTCCGTATTGCCGGAAGAGAACAGTCAGCAAGTTCACGCCTTCTTACAGCGTACGGCGAATGCCATGCTGAGCGAGACAGGCACACCCGACATGCCGGGTCTGCAAAATCTGCCGGGTGCAGAAGACGGTGATGGCTTCTTTTACGCTAAGCTAATCAAAAAGTGA
- the fmt gene encoding methionyl-tRNA formyltransferase: MSDSLRIIFAGTPDFAARHLDALLSSGHHVVGVFTQPDRPAGRGKKLMPGPVKVLAEEKGIPVFQPVSLRPQENQHLVSDLNADVMVVVAYGLILPKAVLDMPRLGCINVHGSLLPRWRGAAPIQRSLWAGDAETGVTIMQMDVGLDTGDMLYKLACPITAQDTSGTLYDKLADLGPQGLIETLKQLAEGRTNPQVQDEALVTHAEKLSKEEARIDWSLSAAQLERCIRAFNPWPMSWLEIDGQPVKVWQASVIETPTQAEPGTILDATKQGIQVATGNGVLNLLSLQPAGKKAMSAQDLLNSRREWFIPGNHLV, from the coding sequence GTGTCAGACTCACTACGTATTATTTTTGCGGGTACACCTGACTTTGCAGCGCGTCATCTTGACGCGCTGTTGTCGTCTGGACATCACGTTGTCGGCGTGTTTACCCAACCTGACCGCCCGGCGGGTCGGGGGAAAAAACTGATGCCAGGCCCGGTGAAAGTCCTGGCCGAAGAAAAAGGCATTCCGGTTTTCCAACCCGTCTCCTTGCGCCCGCAGGAAAACCAGCACCTGGTGTCTGACCTGAACGCAGATGTTATGGTCGTCGTAGCGTATGGTCTGATTCTGCCGAAAGCCGTGCTGGATATGCCGCGTCTCGGCTGCATTAACGTCCACGGCTCCCTGCTGCCCCGCTGGCGTGGTGCGGCCCCTATTCAACGTTCACTCTGGGCGGGCGATGCTGAAACGGGCGTCACCATTATGCAGATGGACGTCGGTCTGGATACGGGCGATATGCTCTACAAACTCGCCTGTCCTATCACCGCGCAAGACACCAGCGGCACGCTGTACGACAAGCTGGCGGATCTTGGTCCGCAGGGGCTGATTGAAACGCTGAAGCAGTTAGCTGAGGGCCGTACAAATCCACAAGTACAGGATGAAGCGCTAGTCACCCACGCAGAAAAGCTCAGTAAAGAAGAAGCGCGCATCGACTGGTCGCTTTCTGCGGCACAACTGGAACGTTGCATTCGCGCATTCAATCCCTGGCCAATGAGCTGGCTGGAAATTGACGGCCAGCCGGTAAAAGTCTGGCAGGCATCCGTGATAGAGACGCCGACGCAGGCAGAACCGGGAACCATCCTTGACGCCACGAAACAAGGTATTCAGGTCGCTACCGGCAACGGAGTCCTGAACCTACTCTCATTGCAACCCGCCGGGAAAAAAGCGATGAGCGCCCAGGATCTTCTGAATTCACGTCGGGAATGGTTCATTCCTGGCAACCATCTGGTCTGA
- the def gene encoding peptide deformylase, translating to MSVLQVLHIPDERLRKVAKPVEEVNAEIQRIVDDMFETMYAEEGIGLAATQVDIHQRIIVIDVSENRDERLVLINPELLEKEGETGIEEGCLSIPEQRALVPRAEKVKVRALDREGKPFELEADGLLAICIQHEMDHLVGKLFIDYLSPLKQQRIRQKVEKLDRLNARA from the coding sequence ATGTCAGTTTTGCAAGTGTTACATATTCCGGACGAGCGCCTTCGCAAAGTCGCAAAGCCGGTAGAAGAAGTGAATGCAGAAATTCAGCGTATTGTCGATGATATGTTCGAGACGATGTACGCAGAAGAAGGTATTGGCCTCGCAGCAACGCAGGTTGATATTCATCAGCGGATTATCGTCATTGACGTGTCGGAAAATCGTGACGAACGCCTGGTGTTAATTAACCCGGAACTGCTGGAAAAAGAAGGCGAGACCGGTATTGAAGAAGGTTGTCTGTCTATTCCGGAACAACGTGCTTTAGTGCCGCGTGCTGAGAAAGTGAAAGTTCGCGCGCTCGATCGCGAAGGTAAACCGTTTGAACTGGAAGCCGACGGCCTGCTGGCTATCTGTATTCAGCACGAGATGGATCACCTGGTCGGTAAACTGTTTATCGATTATTTGTCACCGCTGAAGCAGCAACGTATTCGTCAGAAAGTTGAGAAACTCGACCGCCTGAACGCACGAGCTTAA